The genomic window ATTCAAATTGAAAATGTATATGATTGAATAGTAGGTAAGTGGCTCCCATAGCGAAGTCTTTCGAATCGTATTCGGCTATGACGTTCAAATGCGGGGCGAATGAAGGATTGTAGGTGATACCTCCCGCCACACCGTTCAAGGGATAATCCTCACGGCGGTTATACAGATAGGATAAATGAACGCCTAAGGTTTCCCTTCCCAGCTGAAAATGTTTGGTAGCGGCCAGATAATAACGGCAGAAATAGCCGTTTCCCGTAGCCGAAGCGAATTTATGCCCGGATGACGTAAAAGGGTCCGAAGTCCCCAGCACGACAGCGGGGATGTATTTGCTTTCTTTCAACACACGTAAGCGGGCGGAGAAATAACGATCTTGGTTCGTGAATCCGGAATAGCCATGCTTATCCAATCCAAGGCTCTCGGCCGTAAACAGCGTACAAGTATACGCTACTTCCAGAAACGGGAAGATCGTCACGTTCAAA from Parabacteroides distasonis ATCC 8503 includes these protein-coding regions:
- a CDS encoding YjbH domain-containing protein produces the protein MKKLLLLIIFLSCWTLLPAQLSYGTTGLLHAPSADMQKDKTVMLGGNFLHQELTPPKFNFNTWNYYLNVTIFPFLEVAYTCTLFTAESLGLDKHGYSGFTNQDRYFSARLRVLKESKYIPAVVLGTSDPFTSSGHKFASATGNGYFCRYYLAATKHFQLGRETLGVHLSYLYNRREDYPLNGVAGGITYNPSFAPHLNVIAEYDSKDFAMGATYLLFNHIHFQFELQRMKYFSGGLCYKIYLK